A single region of the Lycium barbarum isolate Lr01 chromosome 2, ASM1917538v2, whole genome shotgun sequence genome encodes:
- the LOC132626283 gene encoding G2/mitotic-specific cyclin S13-7-like: MDNNNKGVVVPHNLPRGEMGGKQKVGQAVGKNRRVLGDIGNLVTAPAVEGKPKPQITRPATRSFCAQLLANAQAEKNKKSLAEVVNKGGQIKVPAKKKASDNLANETVIVISPDKEEVKTIEESPLSRRKTKKTGKTLTSTLTARSKAACGLSNRPKNEIDDIDAADVDNHLAAVEYVEDIYNFYKLTEDEGRVNDYMNFQPELNHKMRAILVDWLIEVHRKFELMPESLYLAINILDRFLSVKTVPRRELQLVGISSMLIACKYEEIWAPEVNDFIHISDNAYARESILQMEKAILGKLEWYLTVPTPYVFLVRYIKASTPNDQEMENMVFFFAELGLMNYQTTIACCPSMLAASSVYAARSTLNKSPVWTQTLQHHTGYSKEQLMECTKQLVSYHLGAAENKLKAIYRKFSSPDRAAVALFPPARNLSPTTTTTTTTTSSC, translated from the exons atggataataataataaaggtgTTGTTGTTCCTCATAATTTACCAAGAG GAGAAATGGGAGGGAAACAGAAAGTTGGACAAGCCGTTGGAAAAAATAGGCGTGTGCTCGGAGACATTGGCAACCTTGTGACTGCTCCTGCTGTCGAAGGAAAGCCTAAACCGCAGATTACTCGTCCTGCTACTAGGAGCTTTTGTGCACAGTTGCTAGCTAATGCACAAGCAGAGAAGaacaag AAATCACTTGCAGAAGTTGTCAATAAAGGTGGTCAAATAAAGGTACCAGCCAAGAAGAAGGCATCAGATAACCTTGCAAATGAAACTGTTATTGTTATAAGCCCTGATAAGGAGGAAGTGAAGACTATTGAGGAAAGCCCATTGAGcagaagaaaaacaaagaaaactgGAAAGACACTCACTTCTACCCTTACTGCAAGAAGCAAG GCTGCTTGTGGACTTTCCAACAGACCAAAGAATGAGATCGATGACATTGATGCTGCGGACGTTGATAATCATTTGGCAGCTGTGGAGTATGTTGAGGATATCTACAATTTCTACAAGCTCACTGAG GATGAAGGTCGAGTGAATGACTACATGAATTTTCAACCAGAGCTGAATCATAAGATGAGAGCCATTCTTGTGGACTGGTTAATAGAAGTTCATAGGAAGTTTGAACTAATGCCTGAGAGCCTTTACCTTGCAATTAACATACTGGACCGTTTCCTCTCGGTCAAGACGGTTCCCAGGAGGGAACTTCAGTTAGTTGGTATTAGCTCGATGCTAATCGCTTGCAAGTATGAAGAGATTTGGGCACCAGAG GTCAATGATTTCATTCATATATCAGACAATGCATATGCCAGAGAGTCTATACTTCAGATGGAGAAAGCAATTCTTGGGAAGCTAGAATGGTATCTGACAGTTCCAACACCATATGTGTTTCTGGTTAGGTACATTAAAGCTTCAACCCCAAATGATCAGGAG ATGGAGAATATGGTTTTCTTCTTTGCTGAACTTGGTCTCATGAACTATCAGACCACAATAGCATGCTGTCCATCAATGCTGGCTGCATCATCCGTTTACGCTGCTCGTAGCACTCTCAACAAAAGTCCTGTATGGACTCAAACTCTGCAGCACCATACTGGATACTCAAAAGAACAATTGATGGAATGCACAAAGCAATTGGTTAGCTATCACTTAGGTGCTGCAGAAAATAAGCTGAAAGCAATTTACAGGAAGTTCTCTAGTCCAGATAGAGCTGCTGTTGCTCTATTCCCACCAGCAAGAAATCTTTCaccaactactactactactactactactacatcTTCTTGCTGA